CTGGGGGCGTTCGTCGCCGGCATTCTGCTCGGCCGCTCGCGCTTCCAGGACAGCGAGGTGTACGCCTACCTCGAAGCGATCACGCTGGCGTTCTTCGCGCCGCTCTTCTTCGCGCGCGCCGGGCTGCGCGTCGAGCTCGGCCTGCTCGCCGACCCGGTCGTGCTGCTGTGGGTGGTGCTCGTGCTGGCGGCGGCGAGCGCCGCGAAGTTCCTCGGCGCAGCGATCGGCGCGCGCTTCGCAGGCCTGTCGCCGCGCGAGGGCTTCGCGCTCGGGGCGGGCCTCAACGCACGCGGTGCGGTCGAGATCGTCATCGCCAGCGTCGGGCTCGGGCTCGGCGTGCTCTCGCCCGCGTCGTACACGGTGATCGTCCTCCTCGCGATCGCGACGTCGATGATGGCGCCGGTGCTCCTGCGCGTCATCGTGCGCGACTGGCAGGGCTCGGCCGAGGAGCAGGAGCGGCTCGGGCGCGAGCGCATGCTGGCGCAGAACGCGCTCGTGCGCGGCGAGCGTCTCCTGCTGCCGAGCCACGGCGGCCCCAACTCGATCCTCGCCGCGCACATCCTCGGCGCGGCGTGGCCCGACGACGTCGAGGCCACGGTGCTCTCGGTGGGCGACGTCGAGGCGGCCGAGGTGGCGCCGGTGCTGGCGGCGTTCGGCGCCCGGCCGGTCGAGCACACGCATCTTCCGGGCACGACGCCGCTCGCCGGCATCGTCGCCCAGGCGCGGCTCGGCTACGGCGCCATCGGTGTCGGCGCGACGGATCGCCGCGTCGCCGGACGGCTCGTGTCCCCCGTCGTCGACGACCTCCTCGGCGCGAGCCCGCTCCCGGTGCTCATGGTACGCCGCGGCGCGCACGCCAACGGTAGCCTGCCGACCTTCCGTCGCATCCTCGTGCCCGCGATCGGGACGGTCGCGGCGCGGGCCGCGCAGGAGGTCGGGTTCGCGCTCGCGCGCCGCATGGACGCCGACGTGCTGCTGGCGCACGTGCTGACGGCGCCGCGATCGGCCGTGATGCCGTCGCTGTGGCCGTTCCGCCGCCGCGCCGACGAGGCGCCGGCGGACGAGCGCATCGCGGTCGCGAACGCCGTTCTCGACGAGGCGGCGGCACGCGCCCGCGCGATGGGTGTCCGCATCGAGCCGGTGCTGCGCCCCGGC
The sequence above is a segment of the bacterium genome. Coding sequences within it:
- a CDS encoding cation:proton antiporter, with the translated sequence MRFQALDEHQLLVFWTQLLVLVLVARGLGGVVRRFGQPAVIGELAAGVILGPSVLGVILPQAWDWLFPPDPVLAGVMNGVAWLGVFLLLILAGFETDLGLIRRLGRAAAWVSAGSLVVPLGFGLAVGWAMPERFLGRAEDRLEFALFMATALAISALPVAAKVLSELDLMRRNFGQLTLAAGMVNDVAGWVLLGMIASMVQSGGVAAAPLLVTLGGVAALALASFTLGQRAIDALLRDVRRHRGGVVGALTVVLLVALAGAALAQAIGLEGVLGAFVAGILLGRSRFQDSEVYAYLEAITLAFFAPLFFARAGLRVELGLLADPVVLLWVVLVLAAASAAKFLGAAIGARFAGLSPREGFALGAGLNARGAVEIVIASVGLGLGVLSPASYTVIVLLAIATSMMAPVLLRVIVRDWQGSAEEQERLGRERMLAQNALVRGERLLLPSHGGPNSILAAHILGAAWPDDVEATVLSVGDVEAAEVAPVLAAFGARPVEHTHLPGTTPLAGIVAQARLGYGAIGVGATDRRVAGRLVSPVVDDLLGASPLPVLMVRRGAHANGSLPTFRRILVPAIGTVAARAAQEVGFALARRMDADVLLAHVLTAPRSAVMPSLWPFRRRADEAPADERIAVANAVLDEAAARARAMGVRIEPVLRPGTSVAEELLALARERGVDLVVVTASLRQLSGRPFLGHGVEHLLEEAESTLVMVATPPGWGGARTA